The Arachis hypogaea cultivar Tifrunner chromosome 16, arahy.Tifrunner.gnm2.J5K5, whole genome shotgun sequence genome contains a region encoding:
- the LOC112754371 gene encoding uncharacterized protein, with amino-acid sequence MSSEEPTVAVEQPAAEPEATAEPPPEAEPENPTPKPKKAAKEPKPKKPAAPRSRNPSHPPYEEMVKDAIVTLKEKNGSSQYAIQKFVEEKQKQLPSNFRKLLLYHLKKLVASGKLVKVKSSFKLPPVRSSAPKPASAAPAKKKAAAAKPKPKPKPKAKPASKAKDTKTTKSAAAKAPAKAKAAAKPKPKPKPAAKPKAVAAKTKAAPAKSKAKAKTAPAAKPKAAAKPKPAAKPKPKPKERPSKASRTSTRTSPGKKAPAAKPAAKKAAPAKKAPAKGAKAKTVKSPAKKATTARRGRK; translated from the exons ATGTCGTCGGAAGAGCCAACCGTGGCCGTAGAGCAACCTGCAGCTGAGCCCGAAGCAACCGCCGAGCCACCTCCGGAGGCAGAGCCCGAGAACCCAACTCCCAAGCCCAAGAAGGCCGCTAAGGAGCCCAAGCCCAAAAAACCCGCGGCTCCTAGATCTCGAAACCCCTCTCACCCTCCCTACGAAGAG ATGGTTAAGGACGCGATTGTGACGTTGAAGGAGAAAAACGGTTCCAGTCAATACGCGATTCAGAAGTTCGTAGAAGAGAAACAGAAGCAGCTACCTTCCAACTTCAGGAAGCTCTTGTTGTATCATTTGAAGAAGCTCGTTGCTTCTGGAAAGCTCGTTAAGGTCAAAAGCTCCTTCAAGCTTCCTCCGGTCAGGTCTTCAGCTCCCAAACCCGCTTCTGCTGCCCCCGCCAAGAAGAAGGCTGCAGCTGCTAAGCCCAAACCAAAGCCCAAGCCCAAAGCTAAGCCTGCCTCTAAGGCCAAGGACACCAAAACTACTAAGTCAGCAGCAGCCAAAGCACCTGCCAAGGCCAAGGCCGCTGcaaagcccaagcccaagcccaagccagCTGCTAAACCCAAGGCGGTTGCTGCTAAGACCAAGGCAGCTCCGGCCAAGTCTAAGGCCAAGGCTAAGACGGCGCCAGCTGCAAAGCCGAAGGCAGCTGCGAAGCCTAAACCGGCTGCtaagcccaagcccaagcccaaAGAGAGGCCCTCCAAGGCTTCTAGAACGTCGACGAGAACTTCACCGGGGAAGAAAGCCCCTGCAGCTAAACCTGCGGCGAAGAAGGCAGCTCCCGCGAAGAAGGCCCCTGCAAAGGGTGCAAAGGCGAAGACCGTGAAATCTCCTGCGAAGAAGGCGACGACGGCGAGAAGGGGGAGAAAGTGA